A region of Fibrobacter succinogenes subsp. succinogenes S85 DNA encodes the following proteins:
- a CDS encoding aldose 1-epimerase — MQCFVLQRDDGAEFEILSGYGAGLNAWRIPDNNGKLQDLLFGYREGDDIFKMGPDTNAGCRLTPFPGRVAYAKFNWNGNDYQLVNNVSWAPHALHGFLQNKEWNLLSFESDSEKCVATFGIDWPGAFTGFPFPFRAVNKVTFTGESYTVESTVTNIGKGDLPYSEGWHPYYTLGEKINGLQMTLPESNLAILDKADIPTGEFKPDTRFVGGRLINDEFINDCFCLNQGEGPYVLKNNKNFENILATVELKSDTKSLQIWQKAGKEQYNAIQIYTPPDRMSIAIEPMTAEPDTLNHHRDLIVIKPSESRTFVFGAKFQKR; from the coding sequence GTGCAGTGCTTTGTTTTGCAGCGTGACGACGGCGCTGAATTTGAAATTTTGAGCGGATACGGCGCTGGACTCAACGCTTGGCGCATCCCCGACAATAACGGCAAGCTCCAAGACCTCCTTTTTGGCTACCGCGAAGGCGACGACATTTTCAAGATGGGCCCCGACACAAACGCGGGTTGCAGACTAACCCCGTTCCCGGGACGCGTGGCATACGCCAAATTCAACTGGAACGGCAACGATTACCAGCTCGTCAACAATGTGAGTTGGGCTCCGCACGCCCTCCACGGCTTTTTGCAGAACAAGGAATGGAACCTCCTGAGTTTCGAAAGCGATAGCGAAAAATGCGTAGCGACATTCGGTATCGACTGGCCGGGTGCATTTACTGGGTTCCCGTTCCCCTTCCGCGCGGTCAACAAGGTTACGTTCACTGGCGAAAGCTACACCGTCGAATCGACCGTCACGAACATCGGCAAGGGCGACCTCCCCTATTCCGAAGGCTGGCACCCCTATTACACACTCGGTGAAAAAATCAACGGACTCCAGATGACTCTCCCGGAATCGAACCTCGCGATTCTCGACAAGGCAGACATCCCGACAGGCGAATTCAAACCGGATACCCGTTTCGTGGGCGGTAGGCTCATCAATGACGAGTTCATCAACGACTGTTTCTGTCTAAACCAAGGCGAAGGCCCCTACGTTCTCAAAAACAATAAAAATTTTGAGAACATTTTAGCCACCGTAGAACTCAAAAGCGATACCAAATCCCTCCAAATTTGGCAAAAGGCCGGCAAAGAACAATATAATGCGATCCAGATTTACACACCGCCTGACCGCATGAGCATCGCTATCGAACCAATGACCGCGGAACCCGATACTTTAAACCATCACCGCGATTTAATCGTCATCAAGCCAAGCGAAAGCCGCACGTTCGTTTTCGGAGCAAAGTTCCAAAAACGCTAA
- a CDS encoding glycosyl hydrolase, which yields MDFKKVFLACGLSVACTAFAAPYEAEDATITKDAAVASSTEASGGKYVKMNGGDITFSKVTVEKAGKYTIVLHYMNNYGGSKINNVEVGGASSAVTFDVTDKGKFADVETVMNLAAGENTIAITNSWGWIDLDYIEVKGYEAKAFNLCNAPVTKTATPSAIKLYNFLVNNFGKKTISGVMTGNMDAYTKGDATQHEDVQAVFKAGGKYPALVGVDLMNATGASKNNSWFQEYTEKAIDIAKSTWKKGGIPAFTWHWRPGDEENFYVKGANDNYTEFDFTEAFVTGTTNWDTVSTAYKALVADIDLVSKIFLDLQKEGVAAIFRPLHESGGNWFWWSTHTGKQFAALYQLLYERMVFTNGVNNLIWDFNPKDAATMSWTPGETYYDVLSVDIYNAANDHQSNSSAFIDLTNKAGTNKIISLSENGPIPDVDKMYEDGATWSWWMPWYESPSWNGGYVSQTAASVWQKNLADERIITLDKMPGWDNYSEAAAATNVCPTSTQNAKFGADTAKANPENVDLVMGVTYKAINDSGANIEFKKVPKLTGAKSIAVTIENKGSGGEMNGIWIGMAFVRDGSKDKAWTWEQSPSDGCWLNDGAKSTCEFAIETYTDDAGVEHPMDLDNLFSVTFILAGANGFEGTVLFDNMVTDNGIIINGFNKKTELFTAADQSKGHIASIELYNKDGTPVTPSALKPIAAAKKAGLNVKNGNLLLTANASGFASIDVFNMIGKRVATLHRGNLSAGSHTFSLQNLNKGQYIIRVKGAGLNATQKVLIK from the coding sequence ATGGATTTTAAGAAAGTTTTCCTCGCATGTGGCCTTTCAGTCGCCTGCACCGCCTTCGCGGCCCCATATGAAGCCGAAGACGCAACCATCACCAAAGACGCAGCCGTTGCCTCTAGCACCGAAGCTTCCGGCGGTAAATATGTCAAGATGAACGGCGGCGACATCACTTTTTCCAAGGTGACGGTCGAAAAAGCAGGCAAATACACCATCGTTCTCCACTACATGAACAATTACGGTGGATCCAAGATTAACAACGTTGAAGTCGGCGGAGCCTCCTCTGCCGTGACGTTCGATGTGACCGACAAGGGCAAATTTGCCGACGTCGAAACGGTCATGAACCTCGCCGCCGGTGAGAACACTATCGCCATCACCAATAGCTGGGGCTGGATTGACCTCGACTACATCGAAGTCAAGGGTTACGAAGCTAAAGCATTCAACCTCTGCAACGCCCCGGTGACAAAGACCGCCACCCCGTCTGCCATCAAGCTATACAACTTCCTTGTCAACAACTTCGGCAAAAAGACCATTTCCGGCGTGATGACCGGTAACATGGACGCCTACACCAAGGGTGACGCCACCCAGCACGAAGACGTTCAGGCCGTATTCAAGGCCGGCGGCAAGTACCCCGCACTCGTTGGAGTCGACCTGATGAACGCCACCGGCGCAAGCAAAAACAACAGCTGGTTCCAGGAATACACCGAAAAGGCCATCGATATCGCCAAGAGCACATGGAAGAAGGGCGGCATTCCGGCATTCACATGGCACTGGCGTCCGGGTGACGAAGAGAATTTCTACGTGAAAGGCGCAAACGACAACTACACCGAATTCGACTTTACCGAAGCCTTCGTGACCGGTACGACCAACTGGGATACCGTTTCGACCGCTTACAAGGCACTCGTTGCTGACATCGATCTCGTTTCCAAGATTTTCCTTGACCTCCAGAAAGAAGGCGTTGCCGCCATCTTCCGCCCGCTTCATGAATCCGGTGGTAACTGGTTCTGGTGGAGCACCCACACAGGCAAGCAGTTCGCCGCACTCTACCAGTTGCTCTACGAACGCATGGTGTTCACGAATGGCGTCAACAACCTCATTTGGGACTTCAACCCGAAGGATGCCGCTACGATGTCCTGGACCCCGGGCGAGACCTACTATGACGTGTTGAGCGTCGACATTTACAACGCAGCAAACGACCATCAGAGCAACAGCTCCGCATTTATCGACCTCACGAACAAGGCTGGCACCAACAAGATTATCTCCCTCAGCGAAAACGGCCCGATTCCTGACGTTGACAAGATGTACGAAGACGGTGCTACTTGGAGCTGGTGGATGCCGTGGTACGAATCCCCGAGCTGGAACGGTGGCTACGTAAGCCAGACTGCAGCAAGCGTATGGCAGAAGAACCTCGCTGACGAACGCATCATCACCCTCGACAAAATGCCGGGCTGGGACAACTATAGCGAAGCTGCCGCAGCAACAAACGTTTGCCCGACTTCTACACAGAACGCCAAGTTCGGTGCTGACACCGCCAAGGCCAATCCGGAAAATGTTGACCTCGTCATGGGCGTGACCTACAAGGCTATCAACGATAGCGGTGCAAACATCGAATTCAAGAAGGTTCCGAAACTGACCGGTGCAAAGAGCATCGCCGTCACGATCGAAAACAAGGGTTCTGGTGGAGAAATGAACGGCATTTGGATCGGCATGGCATTCGTCCGCGACGGTTCCAAGGACAAGGCTTGGACCTGGGAACAGTCCCCGTCTGATGGTTGCTGGCTCAACGACGGTGCAAAATCCACTTGCGAATTCGCCATCGAAACGTACACCGATGACGCAGGCGTTGAACATCCGATGGACCTCGACAACCTCTTCTCCGTCACCTTCATCTTGGCAGGCGCAAACGGATTCGAAGGCACCGTCCTCTTCGACAACATGGTCACGGACAACGGCATCATCATTAACGGATTCAACAAGAAGACGGAACTCTTCACCGCTGCAGACCAGAGCAAGGGTCACATCGCAAGTATCGAACTCTATAACAAGGACGGTACGCCGGTAACGCCTTCCGCACTTAAGCCGATTGCCGCCGCAAAGAAGGCAGGCTTGAACGTCAAGAACGGCAACCTCTTGCTCACCGCAAACGCATCCGGTTTCGCAAGCATCGACGTGTTCAACATGATCGGCAAGCGCGTCGCGACACTCCACCGCGGAAACCTCAGCGCAGGCAGCCACACGTTCAGCCTCCAGAACCTCAACAAGGGTCAGTACATCATCCGCGTCAAGGGCGCCGGACTCAATGCCACCCAGAAGGTTCTCATCAAGTAG